One genomic region from Moritella sp. F3 encodes:
- a CDS encoding SRPBCC family protein, with product MPRITRSALLMYSADQMFNLVNDVDAYPDFLPGCTGTRILDERDNQMTAAVDVAKAGISKTFTTKNTLIPGQQVQMDLVDGPFKKLTGGWTFKALDETACKVTLDLEFVFSSKLVEVAFGRIFSDLVNNMVQSFTDRAKEVYGVNQN from the coding sequence ATGCCACGGATAACGCGCAGCGCACTGTTAATGTATAGCGCTGACCAAATGTTTAATTTAGTAAACGATGTTGATGCATACCCAGATTTTTTACCAGGTTGTACTGGTACACGCATTTTAGATGAACGTGATAACCAAATGACAGCTGCGGTTGATGTTGCTAAAGCCGGTATTAGTAAAACCTTCACCACCAAAAATACCCTGATACCAGGGCAACAAGTGCAAATGGATCTGGTTGATGGTCCGTTTAAAAAGCTCACCGGTGGCTGGACGTTTAAAGCATTAGATGAAACAGCATGTAAAGTGACGCTAGATTTAGAGTTTGTGTTTAGCAGTAAATTAGTGGAAGTGGCATTTGGCCGTATCTTCTCTGATCTCGTGAATAACATGGTGCAGTCTTTTACCGACCGTGCAAAAGAGGTTTATGGTGTCAACCAAAATTAA
- the recN gene encoding DNA repair protein RecN: protein MLTQLTIHNFAIVKFLELELKSGMTTVTGETGAGKSIAIDALGLALGSRADASTVRPGEKKAEISAIFTVEPSSLAYKWLVEHELNNEDECILRRVITTEGRSKGYINGIPVPLQQLKSISQFLVQVHGQHAHQTLLKPEVQLAILDGYASHTKLQLNVRDGYRTWHNLANEEKKLLQNQQQRAARQQLLQYQVSELDEFALADGEYSQIEAEHRLLANSTELVEECMSSADTLYENEDNTICSMLQVVTHRLENLLDMDPKLKSITDTLQEAVVLVEEAGNELRSYTDNLERDPQQFEYLDERLGKALELARKHQVPADQLATHHQMLKSELENIAGDDERIESIKLELAESQNKYNQQAEKLSISRQKYAKQLNRLITASMHELSMENGCFEMVLEAYEHKTPNPHGLDNINFLVSTNPGQPLQALGKVASGGELSRISLAIQVITAQKISTPTLIFDEVDVGISGQTASIVGKLLRQLGEKTQVMCVTHLPQVASKGHQQMYVSKTTDGKTTETCMKALSQEMRIEELARLLGGDKITASTLNNAAEMLV, encoded by the coding sequence ATGCTAACGCAACTCACTATTCATAATTTTGCTATAGTTAAATTTTTAGAACTTGAACTGAAATCGGGAATGACAACCGTGACAGGTGAAACAGGGGCCGGTAAGTCTATTGCTATCGATGCTTTAGGACTCGCTTTAGGCTCTCGCGCCGACGCCAGCACTGTTCGTCCTGGTGAAAAGAAAGCCGAGATAAGTGCTATCTTTACCGTGGAACCAAGTTCACTCGCCTACAAATGGTTAGTCGAGCACGAATTAAATAATGAAGATGAGTGTATCCTGCGTCGTGTGATAACCACAGAAGGTCGATCTAAAGGTTATATCAATGGGATCCCTGTACCACTACAACAACTTAAATCGATCTCACAATTTTTAGTGCAAGTACATGGGCAACACGCTCACCAAACCTTATTAAAACCAGAGGTCCAGTTAGCTATTCTCGATGGCTATGCGAGTCATACAAAACTACAGCTCAACGTGCGCGATGGTTACCGTACTTGGCATAATCTAGCCAATGAAGAAAAGAAGTTATTACAAAATCAACAACAACGCGCAGCACGACAACAATTACTGCAATACCAGGTATCAGAACTTGACGAATTTGCCCTTGCCGATGGTGAATACAGCCAAATTGAAGCTGAACACAGGCTGCTTGCCAACAGCACAGAATTAGTTGAAGAATGCATGAGCAGTGCTGATACCCTTTATGAAAATGAAGACAACACCATCTGCAGTATGCTGCAAGTCGTTACTCACCGTTTAGAAAACTTGCTCGACATGGATCCAAAATTAAAATCCATCACAGATACCTTGCAAGAAGCCGTGGTACTGGTTGAAGAAGCCGGTAATGAACTCCGCAGCTACACCGATAACCTCGAGCGTGATCCACAGCAATTCGAATACCTTGATGAACGGTTAGGTAAAGCCTTAGAACTGGCTCGTAAACACCAAGTACCAGCAGACCAGTTAGCAACACATCATCAAATGCTAAAATCGGAGCTGGAGAATATAGCCGGGGATGACGAGCGTATTGAAAGCATTAAGCTTGAATTAGCAGAGTCACAAAATAAATATAATCAACAAGCAGAAAAGCTGTCGATTAGTCGTCAAAAATACGCCAAACAACTAAATAGGCTGATCACAGCTAGCATGCACGAGCTAAGTATGGAAAACGGTTGCTTTGAGATGGTTCTGGAAGCCTACGAACATAAAACCCCTAACCCACACGGTTTAGATAATATTAACTTCTTGGTATCAACTAACCCAGGTCAACCATTACAAGCACTAGGTAAAGTGGCATCAGGTGGTGAGCTATCCCGTATTAGTTTAGCGATCCAAGTTATCACAGCGCAAAAAATATCAACGCCAACGCTCATTTTTGATGAAGTCGATGTGGGTATCTCAGGACAAACAGCCTCAATTGTCGGTAAATTACTGCGTCAGTTAGGTGAGAAAACGCAGGTCATGTGCGTAACTCATTTACCGCAAGTGGCATCTAAAGGCCATCAACAAATGTATGTGAGTAAAACCACTGACGGTAAAACAACCGAGACCTGCATGAAGGCCTTAAGCCAAGAAATGCGTATCGAAGAGCTAGCGCGTCTACTCGGTGGCGATAAGATCACCGCATCAACGTTAAACAACGCTGCAGAAATGTTAGTGTAA
- the smpB gene encoding SsrA-binding protein SmpB, whose translation MAKKKPKNSENTIARNKTASFEYKIEDRLEAGLELQGWEVKSLRAGKVNITESYVFIKNGEAFMSGAQIMPLDAASTHVVCNPTRIRKLLLNKRELEVLASKVERQGYTIVATSMYWKQAWVKINIGLAKGKKEHDKRSDVKDREWKIDKERMMKHKVR comes from the coding sequence ATGGCTAAGAAAAAACCAAAAAATAGCGAAAACACGATAGCGCGAAATAAGACCGCTAGTTTCGAATATAAAATCGAAGACCGCTTAGAAGCTGGACTAGAACTTCAAGGTTGGGAAGTTAAATCATTACGCGCTGGTAAAGTAAACATTACAGAAAGTTATGTGTTTATTAAAAACGGTGAAGCGTTTATGTCAGGTGCGCAAATAATGCCACTCGATGCTGCATCAACGCACGTAGTATGTAACCCAACACGTATTCGTAAGCTGTTATTAAATAAGCGCGAATTAGAAGTACTAGCAAGTAAAGTTGAGCGTCAAGGTTATACTATCGTAGCAACATCTATGTACTGGAAACAGGCATGGGTGAAAATCAATATTGGCCTTGCAAAAGGTAAAAAAGAGCACGATAAACGTTCAGATGTGAAAGATCGAGAATGGAAAATAGACAAAGAACGAATGATGAAGCACAAAGTTCGTTAA
- the bamE gene encoding outer membrane protein assembly factor BamE, producing the protein MRLKHLLIAGLAIFSLSGCSILEKLVYKIDIPQGNYVEDDQVDKLRVDMTKEQVTFVLGSPMLVDSFDRDVWNYLYRFKTGRGDVTTKELVLTFSGNNLKTVVGDYPLSPDFSTPLGQ; encoded by the coding sequence ATGCGCTTAAAACACTTACTTATTGCAGGCTTGGCTATCTTTAGTTTATCGGGCTGCTCAATTCTTGAAAAACTGGTTTATAAAATTGATATCCCACAAGGTAACTATGTTGAGGATGACCAAGTAGACAAATTACGTGTTGATATGACTAAAGAACAAGTCACATTTGTGCTTGGCAGTCCAATGCTGGTTGATTCGTTTGACCGTGATGTTTGGAATTACTTATACCGCTTTAAAACAGGCCGTGGTGATGTAACCACGAAAGAATTGGTCTTAACATTTTCAGGTAATAACTTGAAGACAGTGGTCGGTGATTATCCACTAAGCCCTGATTTTTCAACACCGCTGGGTCAATAA
- a CDS encoding RnfH family protein: MVSTKINVEVIYALPKEQITFKVSVEQGATAQQVIEASGILVKYPEIEFKINKLGIYSRLIKLDTVIEDGERVEIYRPLIADPKEMRKRRAGKAKEEGRLHEKTGQKIK, from the coding sequence ATGGTGTCAACCAAAATTAATGTTGAAGTGATTTATGCGCTGCCGAAAGAGCAAATTACCTTTAAGGTAAGCGTTGAGCAGGGTGCAACAGCACAGCAAGTGATCGAGGCATCCGGTATTTTGGTTAAATACCCAGAGATAGAATTCAAAATCAATAAATTGGGTATCTACAGCCGTTTAATCAAACTAGATACTGTGATCGAAGACGGTGAGCGTGTTGAAATATATCGCCCATTAATCGCAGATCCAAAAGAAATGCGTAAGCGTCGTGCGGGTAAAGCCAAAGAAGAAGGGCGACTGCACGAAAAGACCGGTCAGAAAATAAAATAA